TGGATGCAGCTGTAGAGAAAGCCTACGGCGGTGAGAAGAAGATTGCGTGGTACGAAGTGTTTGCCGGCGAGAAGGCCTTCAATACATATGGTGAATGGCTGCCGAATGACACGCTGGAAGCGATCCGCGAGTACATTGTGGCGATCAAGGGCCCGCTGACCACTCCGATCGGAGGAGGAATCCGCTCCCTGAACGTGGCGCTGCGCCAGGAGCTTGACCTGTATGTATGTCTTCGCCCGGTGCGTTACTTCGACGGCGTTCCTTCTCCGGTGAAGCATCCTGAGCTGGTCGATATGGTTATTTTCCGGGAGAACACTGAGGATATCTATGCCGGTATTGAGTATCAGGAAGGCTCCGCTGAAGTGAAGAAGGTTATCGAATTCCTGCAGAAGGAAATGGGCGTGAACAAAATCCGCTTCCCGGAAACCTCCGGTATCGGCATCAAGCCTGTATCCGAAGAAGGTTCGAAGCGCCTTGTTCGTGCGGCAGTGGAATATGCGATCAAGCACGGACGTAAGAGCGTGACCCTGGTTCACAAAGGCAACATCATGAAATTCACGGAAGGCGCATTTAAGAACTGGGGCTACGAAGTGGCTGAACAGGAGTTCGGCGACAAGGTCTTCACCTGGAACCAGTATGATGTCATCAAGGAACGCGACGGTGAAGCGGCTGCGAACGCTGCCCAGAAGGAAGCTGAAGCAGCAGGCAAGGTCATCGTCAAGGATGCCATTGCAGACATTGCACTCCAGCAGGTATTGACACGCCCGACAGACTTCGATGTCATTGCGACGCTGAACCTGAACGGGGACTATCTCTCCGACGCACTGGCTGCCCAGATCGGCGGCATCGGTATTGCTCCAGGAGCGAACATCAACTATCTTACGGGACATGCCATTTTTGAAGCTACTCATGGTACTGCACCTAAGTATGCAGACAAGGATGTAGTGAATCCGGGCTCTGTCATTCTCTCCGGCGTTATGCTGCTTGAGCATCTGGGCTGGCAGGAAGCGGCTGACCTGATCTACAAGGGAATGACTGCGGCGATTAACAATAAGACGGTTACTTATGACTTTGCCCGCCAAATGGAAGGCGCGACGGAGCTGAAATGCTCTGCTTTTGCCGACGAAATCATCAACCATCTGTAATTAGGCCAGGACGGATAGTACGACAAGTATAAGCTGCACATCTGTGTAGCTTATACTTGCGTCAGGCCGCTTCAAGGTCAACATCATATTCGGAGGGAGGGGTACTATGGCCATCAGACGTTCTAAAATCACTATCGTAGGTGCCGGATTCACCGGCGCGACTACGGCGCTTATGCTTGCCCAGAAGGAGCTTGGCAATGTAGTGCTGCTTGACATTCCTCAGCTTGAGAATCAGACCAAGGGCAAGGTGCTGGATATGCTTCAAGCGGGACCCGTGCAGAACTTCGATGCTCAAATTACCGGAACCTCCAGCTATGAGGATGCAGCAGGCTCGGATATTGTCATCATTACGGCAGGAATCGCACGGAAGCCCGGCATGAGCCGTGATGATCTGGTCAACACGAATGCGGGTATCGTGAAGTCGGTCTGTGAGAATGTGAAGCGTGTGGCTCCAGAGTCCATTGTGATCATTCTGAGTAATCCGGTGGATGCCATGACCTATGTGGCGTATCATGCGCTCGGTTTTCCCAAGAACCGCGTAATTGGACAATCCGGTGTACTGGACACGGCCCGCTATTGCACCTTCATCGCTCAGGAGCTTAATGTATCGGTGGAGGATGTACGCGGATTCGTGCTGGGCGGCCATGGGGATGATATGGTGCCGTTAGTGCGTTATTCCAGCGTGGGCGGTATTCCGATCGACACCCTGATCCCGGCAGAGCGCATTGCGGAGATTGTGCAGCGTACCCGTGTCGGCGGCGGTGAGATTGTCAGCCTGCTGGGGAACGGCAGCGCGTATTATGCTCCGGCTGCCTCGCTGGTTCATATGACGGAGGCTATTCTCAAGGACAAGAAACGGATCATACCGGTAATCGCTCTGCTTGAGGGTGAATACGGCTATGAGAACCTGTTCATGGGAGTTCCTGCGCTTTTGGGAGCGGAGGGCATTGAGCGGATTTTTGAACTGGAGCTTACGGCGGAGGAACAGGCGGCACTCGATCAGTCCGCTGATTCGGTCCGAGCGGTGACTTCTTCGGTAACTATGTAACCCCGGCAATCTGCCGGAGCCCCTCAAATTGAAATTGGAGGAGATTATGATGGGTCATGTTTTCTTTTTTCTGCATATGATCGGGACGCTGGCACTTGGCTTCTATCTGGTGCTGCCGTTTATCTTAAGCGGGACGGCTAAGCTGTCCTCCCCGGCGAAGGAAGGCACCTTGAGTGCTATTGGCGGATTCAACCGTTTTGCCCAATACGGCCTTGTGATCCAGCTGCTGACCGGCGGCTATATGATGACCAAGGGCGAGTATTCTGTACCTTGGATGATCAT
This genomic interval from Paenibacillus sp. FSL H8-0332 contains the following:
- the mdh gene encoding malate dehydrogenase, encoding MAIRRSKITIVGAGFTGATTALMLAQKELGNVVLLDIPQLENQTKGKVLDMLQAGPVQNFDAQITGTSSYEDAAGSDIVIITAGIARKPGMSRDDLVNTNAGIVKSVCENVKRVAPESIVIILSNPVDAMTYVAYHALGFPKNRVIGQSGVLDTARYCTFIAQELNVSVEDVRGFVLGGHGDDMVPLVRYSSVGGIPIDTLIPAERIAEIVQRTRVGGGEIVSLLGNGSAYYAPAASLVHMTEAILKDKKRIIPVIALLEGEYGYENLFMGVPALLGAEGIERIFELELTAEEQAALDQSADSVRAVTSSVTM
- the icd gene encoding NADP-dependent isocitrate dehydrogenase: MLKLEQYDLPTEGEQITIEDGKLLVPDQPIIPFIEGDGTGRDIWKASKRVLDAAVEKAYGGEKKIAWYEVFAGEKAFNTYGEWLPNDTLEAIREYIVAIKGPLTTPIGGGIRSLNVALRQELDLYVCLRPVRYFDGVPSPVKHPELVDMVIFRENTEDIYAGIEYQEGSAEVKKVIEFLQKEMGVNKIRFPETSGIGIKPVSEEGSKRLVRAAVEYAIKHGRKSVTLVHKGNIMKFTEGAFKNWGYEVAEQEFGDKVFTWNQYDVIKERDGEAAANAAQKEAEAAGKVIVKDAIADIALQQVLTRPTDFDVIATLNLNGDYLSDALAAQIGGIGIAPGANINYLTGHAIFEATHGTAPKYADKDVVNPGSVILSGVMLLEHLGWQEAADLIYKGMTAAINNKTVTYDFARQMEGATELKCSAFADEIINHL